One Symphalangus syndactylus isolate Jambi chromosome 9, NHGRI_mSymSyn1-v2.1_pri, whole genome shotgun sequence DNA segment encodes these proteins:
- the TRIM50 gene encoding E3 ubiquitin-protein ligase TRIM50 isoform X1, with protein MAWQVSLPELEDRLQCPICLEVFKEPLMLQCGHSYCKGCLVSLSCHLDAELRCPVCRQAVDGSSSPPNVSLARVIEALRFPGDPEPKVCVHHRNPLSLFCEKDQELICGLCGLLGSHQHHPVTPVSTVYSRMKEELAALISELKQEQKKVDELIAKLVNNRTRIVNESDVFSWVIRREFQELHHLVDEEKARCLEGIGGHTRGLVASLDMQLEQAQGTRERLVRAECVLEQFGNEDHHEFIRKFHSMASRAELPQARPLEGAFSPISFKPGLHQADIKLTVWKRLFQKVLPAPEPLKLDPATAHPLLELSKGNTVVQCGLLAQRRASQPERFDYSTCVLASRGFSCGRHYWEVVVGSKSDWRLGVIKGTASRKGKLNRSPEHGVWLIGLKEGRVYEAFACPRVPLPVAGHPHRIGLYLHYEQGELTFFDADRPDDLRPLYTFQADFQGKLYPILDTCWHERGSNSLPMVLPPPSGPGRLSPEQPTKL; from the exons ATGGCTTGGCAGGTGAGCCTGCCAGAGCTGGAGGACCGGCTTCAGTGTCCCATCTGCCTGGAGGTCTTCAAGGAGCCCCTGATGCTACAGTGTGGCCACTCCTACTGCAAGGGCTGCCTGGTCTCCCTGTCCTGCCACCTGGACGCCGAGCTGCGCTGCCCCGTGTGCCGGCAGGCGGTGGACGGTAGCAGCTCCCCGCCCAACGTCTCCCTGGCCCGGGTGATCGAAGCCCTGAGGTTCCCTGGGGACCCGGAGCCCAAGGTCTGCGTGCACCACCGGAACCCACTCAGCCTCTTCTGCGAGAAGGACCAGGAGCTCATCTGTGGCCTCTGCGGTCTGCTGGGCTCCCACCAACACCACCCGGTCACGCCCGTCTCCACCGTCTACAGCCGCATGAAG GAGGAGCTCGCAGCCCTCATCTCTGAGCTGAAGCAGGAGCAGAAGAAGGTGGATGAGCTCATTGCCAAACTGGTGAACAACCGGACCCGAATCGTC AATGAGTCAGATGTCTTCAGCTGGGTGATCCGCCGCGAGTTCCAGGAGCTGCACCACCTGGTGGACGAGGAGAAGGCCCGCTGCCTGGAGGGGATAGGGGGTCACACCCGTGGCCTGGTGGCCTCCCTGGACATGCAGCTGGAGCAGGCCCAGGGAACCCGGGAGCGGCTGGTCCGAGCCGAGTGTGTGCTGGAACAGTTCGGCAATGAGGACCACCACGAGTTCATCCGG AAGTTCCACTCCATGGCCTCCAG AGCAGAGCTGCCGCAGGCCCGGCCCTTAGAAGGCGCATTCAGCCCCATCTCCTTCAAGCCAGGCCTCCACCAGGCTGACATCAAGCTGACCGTGTGGAAAAGGCTCTTCCAGAAAGTTCTGCCAG CCCCAGAGCCTCTCAAGCTGGACCCTGCCACTGCCCACCCACTCCTGGAGCTCTCCAAGGGCAACACGGTGGTACAGTGCGGGCTCCTGGCCCAGCGGCGTGCCAGCCAGCCTGAGCGCTTTGACTACAGCACCTGTGTCCTCGCCAGCCGCGGCTTCTCCTGCGGCCGCCACtactgggaggtggtggtgggcaGCAAGAGCGACTGGCGTCTGGGGGTCATCAAGGGCACAGCCAGCCGTAAGGGCAAGCTGAACAGGTCCCCTGAGCACGGCGTGTGGCTGATCGGCCTGAAGGAAGGCCGGGTGTACGAAGCCTTTGCCTGCCCCCGGGTACCCCTGCCCGTGGCTGGCCACCCCCACCGCATCGGGCTCTACCTGCACTATGAGCAGGGTGAACTCACCTTCTTCGACGCCGACCGCCCCGATGACCTGCGGCCGCTCTACACCTTCCAGGCCGACTTCCAGGGCAAGCTCTACCCCATCCTGGACACCTGCTGGCACGAGAGGGGCAGCAACTCGCTGCCCATGGTGCTGCCCCCGCCCAGCGGGCCTGGCCGCCTCAGCCCCGAGCAGCCCACCAAGCTGTAG
- the TRIM50 gene encoding E3 ubiquitin-protein ligase TRIM50 isoform X2, producing the protein MAWQVSLPELEDRLQCPICLEVFKEPLMLQCGHSYCKGCLVSLSCHLDAELRCPVCRQAVDGSSSPPNVSLARVIEALRFPGDPEPKVCVHHRNPLSLFCEKDQELICGLCGLLGSHQHHPVTPVSTVYSRMKEELAALISELKQEQKKVDELIAKLVNNRTRIVNESDVFSWVIRREFQELHHLVDEEKARCLEGIGGHTRGLVASLDMQLEQAQGTRERLVRAECVLEQFGNEDHHEFIRFHSMASRAELPQARPLEGAFSPISFKPGLHQADIKLTVWKRLFQKVLPAPEPLKLDPATAHPLLELSKGNTVVQCGLLAQRRASQPERFDYSTCVLASRGFSCGRHYWEVVVGSKSDWRLGVIKGTASRKGKLNRSPEHGVWLIGLKEGRVYEAFACPRVPLPVAGHPHRIGLYLHYEQGELTFFDADRPDDLRPLYTFQADFQGKLYPILDTCWHERGSNSLPMVLPPPSGPGRLSPEQPTKL; encoded by the exons ATGGCTTGGCAGGTGAGCCTGCCAGAGCTGGAGGACCGGCTTCAGTGTCCCATCTGCCTGGAGGTCTTCAAGGAGCCCCTGATGCTACAGTGTGGCCACTCCTACTGCAAGGGCTGCCTGGTCTCCCTGTCCTGCCACCTGGACGCCGAGCTGCGCTGCCCCGTGTGCCGGCAGGCGGTGGACGGTAGCAGCTCCCCGCCCAACGTCTCCCTGGCCCGGGTGATCGAAGCCCTGAGGTTCCCTGGGGACCCGGAGCCCAAGGTCTGCGTGCACCACCGGAACCCACTCAGCCTCTTCTGCGAGAAGGACCAGGAGCTCATCTGTGGCCTCTGCGGTCTGCTGGGCTCCCACCAACACCACCCGGTCACGCCCGTCTCCACCGTCTACAGCCGCATGAAG GAGGAGCTCGCAGCCCTCATCTCTGAGCTGAAGCAGGAGCAGAAGAAGGTGGATGAGCTCATTGCCAAACTGGTGAACAACCGGACCCGAATCGTC AATGAGTCAGATGTCTTCAGCTGGGTGATCCGCCGCGAGTTCCAGGAGCTGCACCACCTGGTGGACGAGGAGAAGGCCCGCTGCCTGGAGGGGATAGGGGGTCACACCCGTGGCCTGGTGGCCTCCCTGGACATGCAGCTGGAGCAGGCCCAGGGAACCCGGGAGCGGCTGGTCCGAGCCGAGTGTGTGCTGGAACAGTTCGGCAATGAGGACCACCACGAGTTCATCCGG TTCCACTCCATGGCCTCCAG AGCAGAGCTGCCGCAGGCCCGGCCCTTAGAAGGCGCATTCAGCCCCATCTCCTTCAAGCCAGGCCTCCACCAGGCTGACATCAAGCTGACCGTGTGGAAAAGGCTCTTCCAGAAAGTTCTGCCAG CCCCAGAGCCTCTCAAGCTGGACCCTGCCACTGCCCACCCACTCCTGGAGCTCTCCAAGGGCAACACGGTGGTACAGTGCGGGCTCCTGGCCCAGCGGCGTGCCAGCCAGCCTGAGCGCTTTGACTACAGCACCTGTGTCCTCGCCAGCCGCGGCTTCTCCTGCGGCCGCCACtactgggaggtggtggtgggcaGCAAGAGCGACTGGCGTCTGGGGGTCATCAAGGGCACAGCCAGCCGTAAGGGCAAGCTGAACAGGTCCCCTGAGCACGGCGTGTGGCTGATCGGCCTGAAGGAAGGCCGGGTGTACGAAGCCTTTGCCTGCCCCCGGGTACCCCTGCCCGTGGCTGGCCACCCCCACCGCATCGGGCTCTACCTGCACTATGAGCAGGGTGAACTCACCTTCTTCGACGCCGACCGCCCCGATGACCTGCGGCCGCTCTACACCTTCCAGGCCGACTTCCAGGGCAAGCTCTACCCCATCCTGGACACCTGCTGGCACGAGAGGGGCAGCAACTCGCTGCCCATGGTGCTGCCCCCGCCCAGCGGGCCTGGCCGCCTCAGCCCCGAGCAGCCCACCAAGCTGTAG